One Longimicrobiales bacterium DNA segment encodes these proteins:
- a CDS encoding flavin reductase family protein → MSKLIMDGPHEGKASLREVMGSYPTGVTIVAAREDGGLPFGLTINSFTSVSLDPPLVLICIGHTSSCHDRLVSGSHFAVNVLAGDQSVIASKFASDPSDGRFDSVEWSEGPSGAPLLEHAVAALECSIQEILSGGDHSIILGRVTHATVSDRPALVFHRGRFSISGD, encoded by the coding sequence GTGAGCAAGCTGATAATGGACGGTCCTCACGAAGGAAAAGCCTCGCTTCGCGAGGTCATGGGTTCTTATCCGACCGGCGTCACGATCGTTGCGGCGCGGGAGGACGGAGGCTTGCCATTTGGTCTCACGATCAATTCGTTCACCTCGGTGTCGCTCGACCCACCACTGGTACTGATCTGCATTGGGCACACGTCGAGCTGTCACGACCGATTGGTCAGTGGTTCGCACTTTGCGGTGAATGTGCTTGCAGGGGATCAGTCTGTGATCGCTTCGAAGTTTGCGAGCGACCCTTCAGATGGCCGATTTGACTCCGTCGAATGGTCGGAGGGGCCGTCCGGTGCGCCGCTGCTTGAACACGCGGTCGCGGCCCTCGAGTGCTCGATCCAGGAGATCCTCAGTGGGGGTGATCATTCGATCATCCTTGGGCGAGTGACGCACGCCACAGTTTCGGACCGGCCTGCTCTGGTCTTTCATCGTGGGCGTTTTTCGATAAGTGGGGACTAG
- the rsgA gene encoding ribosome small subunit-dependent GTPase A encodes MTEPRRVSGTIHRTGGGVYVVATADGPHVEASLRGRLKREVRTGGRVVIGDRVEISPSDDTWTIESVEPRQSELVRRGRGGREAKILVANLDRVFVIVALRGPVATTQLIDRLLVLVESSGMQPTLVLNKSDLPDAEEVERRLRPLYESVGYDVLVTSAKSEGGLAELHEAMCAGSSAFIGPSGVGKSSLLNAIDPALDLKTGALSKKTGTGRHTTVGSRLIELACGGLVADTPGFGDVGLWAVPPDEVEACFPEFAEARDGCRFRGCAHLNEPDCAVRDGVEQSHIAESRYVSYQTLRAEAEENAVR; translated from the coding sequence GTGACTGAGCCGCGGCGGGTGTCCGGTACGATTCACCGGACGGGTGGGGGTGTGTACGTTGTAGCGACGGCAGACGGTCCGCACGTCGAGGCGTCGCTGCGTGGACGACTCAAGAGGGAGGTCCGCACGGGGGGGCGGGTTGTGATCGGTGACCGCGTAGAGATCTCTCCATCGGATGACACCTGGACGATCGAGTCGGTTGAACCCAGGCAGTCCGAGCTGGTGCGCCGTGGTCGTGGGGGACGTGAAGCGAAGATACTGGTTGCGAATCTCGATCGCGTCTTCGTCATCGTTGCTCTCCGCGGGCCCGTTGCAACGACGCAGCTGATCGATCGACTGCTCGTTCTGGTTGAATCGAGCGGGATGCAGCCAACGCTCGTTCTGAACAAGTCCGACCTTCCCGACGCGGAAGAAGTTGAGCGGCGGCTTCGGCCGCTATACGAGTCCGTCGGCTACGACGTCTTGGTAACGAGTGCCAAGTCGGAGGGCGGCCTCGCAGAGCTTCATGAGGCGATGTGCGCCGGTTCGTCTGCCTTCATCGGACCGTCCGGCGTAGGAAAGTCGTCGCTGCTCAATGCCATTGATCCAGCGCTGGATCTGAAGACCGGTGCATTATCGAAGAAGACCGGAACTGGCCGACATACCACGGTCGGGTCTCGCTTGATCGAGTTAGCATGCGGCGGACTCGTGGCCGACACACCGGGCTTTGGAGATGTCGGGCTATGGGCCGTTCCACCGGATGAGGTCGAAGCCTGCTTCCCCGAGTTCGCGGAAGCGAGAGACGGCTGCCGCTTTCGTGGCTGTGCCCACCTGAATGAACCGGACTGCGCAGTCCGTGACGGAGTCGAGCAGAGTCATATCGCCGAGTCCCGATACGTGAGCTATCAGACCCTGAGGGCGGAAGCGGAAGAGAACGCAGTCCGCTAG
- a CDS encoding RNA polymerase sigma factor RpoD/SigA: MAAAPTTKRQKRRGKGNVLSGFDASVEEQSALDQYLRDVSRHELITPEREKELGALAQLGDQEAIQELARANLRFVISVAKKYQNRGVSLTDLIQEGNVGLVTAARKFDPEQGVKFISYAVWWIRQAILASLANHGRAVRVPLNRASDLARIFREKERLKQEKGREPTTEELAEATHLTPELVESLQTLNAAEIRLDAPIGDSEDSQLVERFITEEAAEPEVEVESRLLTEMITAALSTLEARDAKVLRLYFGLEGEREHTLEEIGNMLGVTRERIRQLRDRALRRLREGEKGTALESFAA, from the coding sequence ATGGCTGCTGCCCCGACTACGAAGCGTCAGAAGCGTCGGGGAAAGGGCAATGTCCTTTCCGGCTTTGATGCCAGTGTCGAAGAGCAGAGCGCCCTCGATCAGTACCTCCGAGATGTGAGCCGCCACGAGCTTATCACGCCTGAGCGTGAGAAAGAACTCGGTGCTCTTGCCCAGTTGGGCGATCAGGAGGCGATCCAGGAGCTCGCGCGAGCAAACCTGCGCTTCGTCATTAGCGTCGCAAAAAAATATCAGAACCGAGGCGTCTCCCTCACGGACTTGATCCAGGAAGGGAACGTCGGCCTCGTAACCGCTGCCCGGAAGTTCGATCCCGAGCAGGGCGTAAAGTTCATCAGTTATGCGGTCTGGTGGATCCGTCAGGCGATCCTCGCATCTTTGGCCAATCACGGCCGGGCAGTGCGGGTGCCGTTGAATCGCGCTAGCGACTTGGCTCGGATTTTTCGTGAGAAAGAGCGTCTCAAGCAGGAGAAGGGGCGTGAGCCGACGACGGAGGAGTTGGCTGAGGCAACACATCTGACTCCTGAGCTGGTCGAGTCCCTTCAGACGCTGAACGCCGCCGAGATTCGTCTCGACGCACCGATCGGAGACTCTGAAGATTCACAACTCGTCGAGCGCTTCATTACAGAGGAAGCCGCCGAGCCCGAGGTGGAAGTCGAGAGCCGTCTCCTCACAGAGATGATCACGGCTGCGCTTTCGACGCTTGAAGCGCGTGATGCGAAGGTCTTGAGGTTGTATTTCGGCCTCGAGGGCGAGCGTGAGCATACGCTGGAAGAGATCGGCAACATGCTGGGGGTGACGCGTGAGCGGATCCGCCAGTTGCGTGACCGTGCACTTCGCCGTCTCCGTGAAGGCGAAAAAGGCACCGCGCTGGAGTCGTTCGCGGCGTGA
- a CDS encoding HD domain-containing protein: MKMTGGDKLLRDPLWDTIRLDPTAVRIVDTAEFQRLRYIRQLGLAHLVYPGATHTRFDHALGVYHLTKTALRHLRERGGVAPEAWDGEELVPYAALLHDIGHYAYSHALEELATEHLPVHHEEVSRRFFASPSLRDAMAPLGLTAPDRIAELIRGESDIPLRGLVSGSLDLDKMEYLRRDARFCGVPYGEVDVSRLLQGLQLLQDPVTGRYEVGVHEKAIASLESLLFAKYQMFRNVYWHHAVRAATALYKRIVEEAVRGGLIDSEELIGPTDEELLYEIGRRVLDADSEVAERIATRWLPALRHRKLPKRALELTAADLAGRQVEDWAVGDSPWKRAVEDDLASDLGLEPGEVMIDFPVKPAMFQLDLLVEQRGGEIKRLDMDGVEGMLDLPKVARELYATARVLRVFTFERREVAAEQVLERITRPVSTP; encoded by the coding sequence ATGAAGATGACAGGCGGCGACAAACTCCTCCGGGATCCCCTCTGGGATACGATCAGACTCGATCCGACGGCAGTTCGTATCGTCGATACTGCCGAGTTCCAGAGACTTCGATACATCCGACAACTTGGGCTCGCGCACCTGGTCTACCCCGGGGCGACGCACACCCGGTTTGACCACGCACTCGGTGTCTATCACCTGACAAAGACCGCGTTGCGGCATCTGCGGGAGCGCGGCGGAGTGGCGCCGGAGGCCTGGGACGGCGAGGAGCTGGTACCCTACGCCGCCCTTCTGCATGACATCGGGCACTACGCCTATTCGCATGCTCTGGAAGAGCTGGCGACCGAACATCTGCCCGTACATCACGAGGAAGTGTCTCGCAGGTTCTTTGCCTCGCCATCCCTCCGTGATGCCATGGCTCCCTTGGGCCTCACCGCACCTGATCGGATTGCGGAGTTGATTCGAGGCGAGAGTGACATCCCGCTTCGCGGACTCGTCAGCGGCAGCCTCGATCTGGACAAGATGGAGTACCTGCGTCGGGACGCCCGGTTCTGTGGCGTTCCTTACGGGGAGGTGGACGTGTCCCGCCTCCTTCAGGGGCTTCAGCTACTTCAGGACCCGGTCACGGGGCGCTATGAGGTTGGGGTGCACGAGAAGGCGATAGCCTCACTCGAGAGCCTTCTGTTTGCTAAGTATCAGATGTTCCGGAATGTGTATTGGCATCACGCTGTGCGTGCAGCAACGGCTCTCTACAAACGGATCGTCGAAGAGGCTGTCCGGGGTGGGCTCATCGACTCCGAAGAACTCATTGGGCCCACCGATGAGGAGCTCCTTTATGAGATCGGGCGCCGCGTCCTCGACGCTGACAGCGAGGTCGCGGAGCGGATCGCCACCCGGTGGCTTCCAGCCCTTCGACACCGGAAGCTCCCGAAGCGGGCTCTCGAACTGACCGCGGCTGACCTCGCAGGGCGCCAGGTCGAAGACTGGGCGGTTGGCGACTCACCGTGGAAACGGGCGGTCGAGGACGATCTCGCCAGTGATCTCGGCTTGGAGCCCGGGGAGGTCATGATCGACTTTCCCGTGAAGCCGGCCATGTTCCAGCTGGATCTACTGGTCGAACAGCGTGGCGGTGAGATCAAGCGACTCGATATGGATGGGGTCGAGGGAATGCTCGACTTGCCCAAGGTCGCTCGAGAACTCTATGCAACGGCGCGTGTCCTGAGGGTCTTTACATTCGAGCGCCGCGAGGTGGCAGCGGAACAGGTACTAGAGCGCATCACGCGCCCGGTCTCGACGCCCTGA
- a CDS encoding dihydrofolate reductase family protein — protein MTRRLRYSVAASVDGFIATKDGGYDWIIAESAIDFAAYLSTLDTLLMGRGTWEIARTPEGAGVLEGMKVCVASTTMPADADPRITVVSDDVPGRVAAMKAEDGKDIWLFGGGVLFRSMLEAGLVDRVEVAVIPALLGSGTPLLPGLDGLATLTLHSSEVFDSGIVLLKYDVSDLG, from the coding sequence ATGACTCGACGACTCAGGTACTCCGTTGCGGCGAGCGTCGATGGGTTTATCGCGACGAAAGACGGTGGGTACGACTGGATCATCGCGGAGTCCGCGATTGATTTCGCCGCGTATCTGTCGACCCTCGACACGCTGCTGATGGGTCGGGGCACCTGGGAGATCGCACGAACGCCTGAGGGTGCCGGTGTGCTTGAGGGTATGAAGGTCTGCGTCGCTTCCACGACAATGCCGGCGGACGCGGACCCTCGCATCACTGTGGTCTCAGACGATGTCCCCGGCAGGGTGGCCGCAATGAAGGCCGAAGATGGGAAGGACATCTGGCTGTTCGGGGGCGGTGTCCTCTTTCGGAGCATGCTGGAGGCCGGACTCGTCGATCGTGTCGAGGTTGCCGTGATCCCGGCTCTGCTTGGGAGCGGGACCCCTCTTTTGCCCGGGCTCGACGGCCTCGCGACTCTCACCTTGCACAGTTCCGAGGTATTCGACTCTGGCATCGTGCTGTTGAAGTACGACGTCTCAGATCTGGGCTGA
- a CDS encoding penicillin acylase family protein translates to MRVMSQWSNGLTGVRVVCVVVLAAMWAAGPLQSQESTTLDIPGLEQPVEILVDQWGVSHIYAETEHDLFFAQGWNAARDRLFQLEMWRRQATGTVSEILGERELKRDIGTRLFKFRRDLEQELNHYHDRGSLIINAYTDGINAYIAQTESDPDLLTIEFDLLGITPGRWTPDVVVSRHQGLLGNIGAELATGRRVAAVGAETVKAVSSFGPGDPLLDLDAAINGSALSEDILELYNAFRRGIQFTPEDIVDGRGAGSDEFAMLERAVEEAARVVAYDVKQDIGSNNWVVDGSRSESGYPIMANDPHRAQGAPSLRYWVHLVGPGWNVIGGGEPSLPGVSIGHNEYGAWGLTVFSTDAEDLYVYETNPSNPNQYRYRGEWEEMTVITEEIPVRGQSAHTAELKYTRHGPVVFEDGGRNLAYAVRAGWMEVGGAPYLASLRMDQAKNWEEFRAACNYSNIPGENMIWADRDGTIGWQAVGIAPVRRNWSGLVPVPGDGRYEWDGYLPIISKPHVVNPEDGYFATANNDLIPRDYEHMNAVGFSWSDPYRWLRIVEVLDSGTRFSMADMMRLQTDELSIPARQLVPMLDDLAMMGQPERARQMLLDWDYVMDKHSIEATIYSAWEAELRQRTRDALMPSGLGGNLSLRKVIETIMVPPGTLGREPMLARNDLLSGALTTAMATLEGRLGADMSAWQYGQAAYHSATLRHPLGTAVDASTRAVLEAGPLPRGGYGSTVNQTGNGSNQTSGASFRIIIDTGDWDRAVGMNTPGQSGDTRSRFYRNLFEYWANDDFFPVFYSRNKIEEVTAVRMNLLPG, encoded by the coding sequence ATGCGCGTGATGTCTCAGTGGTCGAACGGATTGACGGGCGTAAGGGTTGTTTGTGTCGTCGTGCTTGCCGCTATGTGGGCCGCGGGGCCGCTGCAGAGTCAGGAATCGACGACGCTCGATATCCCGGGACTGGAGCAACCCGTCGAGATCCTGGTCGACCAGTGGGGCGTCAGCCATATCTATGCCGAGACCGAGCACGATCTATTTTTCGCTCAGGGGTGGAATGCCGCACGCGACCGGCTGTTCCAGCTTGAGATGTGGCGTAGGCAGGCTACCGGGACCGTTTCGGAGATCCTCGGCGAGCGAGAGCTGAAGAGAGACATCGGCACGCGCCTGTTCAAATTCCGACGGGACCTTGAGCAGGAGCTGAACCACTACCACGACCGCGGTTCGCTCATCATCAATGCGTATACGGACGGGATCAACGCCTACATCGCCCAGACCGAAAGCGATCCGGACCTCCTGACCATCGAGTTTGATCTACTCGGGATCACGCCGGGCCGCTGGACTCCGGACGTAGTCGTTTCCCGTCACCAGGGTCTTCTCGGCAACATCGGAGCGGAGCTGGCCACTGGGCGACGTGTTGCTGCTGTCGGCGCTGAGACGGTGAAAGCTGTTTCTAGTTTTGGGCCGGGGGATCCACTTCTGGACCTCGACGCAGCGATTAACGGAAGCGCGCTGTCGGAAGACATTCTCGAACTCTACAACGCATTCCGCAGAGGGATTCAGTTCACGCCCGAAGACATCGTCGACGGTCGCGGCGCGGGCAGTGACGAGTTCGCCATGCTCGAACGAGCCGTGGAAGAGGCCGCTCGGGTCGTCGCATACGATGTGAAGCAGGACATCGGCTCGAATAACTGGGTTGTCGACGGGAGCCGTTCGGAGAGTGGCTACCCGATCATGGCGAACGACCCACATCGTGCGCAGGGCGCCCCGTCTCTGCGTTATTGGGTCCACCTCGTCGGTCCCGGCTGGAACGTCATCGGCGGCGGTGAGCCGAGCCTTCCGGGGGTGTCGATTGGGCACAACGAGTACGGTGCCTGGGGGCTGACTGTTTTCTCGACCGATGCAGAGGATCTCTACGTCTACGAGACCAACCCGTCGAACCCGAACCAGTACCGGTATCGGGGAGAATGGGAGGAGATGACCGTGATCACCGAGGAGATTCCGGTCAGGGGTCAGTCCGCACATACTGCTGAGCTCAAGTACACGCGCCACGGGCCAGTCGTTTTTGAGGACGGGGGCCGGAACCTTGCCTATGCCGTCCGTGCCGGCTGGATGGAGGTTGGCGGAGCGCCGTACCTCGCATCGCTGCGAATGGATCAGGCCAAAAACTGGGAGGAGTTCAGGGCGGCCTGTAACTACTCCAACATTCCGGGCGAAAACATGATCTGGGCCGACCGCGACGGCACCATCGGCTGGCAGGCGGTCGGAATTGCTCCCGTCCGGCGGAACTGGAGCGGGCTGGTGCCGGTCCCCGGTGATGGCCGCTATGAATGGGACGGGTACCTCCCGATCATCTCCAAGCCACACGTCGTGAATCCCGAGGATGGCTACTTCGCCACAGCGAATAACGACCTGATTCCGCGTGACTACGAACACATGAATGCGGTTGGCTTCAGCTGGTCAGACCCCTACCGGTGGCTGCGGATCGTCGAGGTCCTAGATAGCGGCACTCGGTTCTCCATGGCAGATATGATGCGCCTCCAGACAGACGAACTCTCCATTCCGGCTCGTCAACTGGTTCCAATGCTCGATGACCTGGCCATGATGGGGCAGCCTGAACGGGCGAGGCAGATGCTTCTGGATTGGGACTACGTCATGGATAAGCACTCCATTGAGGCGACAATTTACTCCGCGTGGGAGGCCGAGCTGCGGCAGCGGACGCGAGATGCGCTGATGCCTTCGGGACTGGGTGGGAACCTGTCTCTGAGGAAGGTTATCGAGACGATCATGGTCCCACCCGGGACTCTGGGACGTGAACCCATGCTCGCGCGAAATGATCTTCTCTCGGGTGCGCTTACCACCGCGATGGCGACGCTTGAGGGGCGCCTTGGCGCCGATATGTCGGCGTGGCAATACGGCCAGGCCGCCTATCACTCTGCGACGCTGCGACACCCGCTTGGAACCGCGGTCGACGCGAGTACCCGTGCTGTGCTCGAGGCCGGCCCTCTCCCGCGCGGCGGCTATGGTTCGACCGTGAACCAGACCGGAAATGGTAGCAATCAGACATCCGGCGCGTCGTTCCGGATCATCATCGACACGGGCGACTGGGATCGCGCGGTCGGAATGAACACCCCGGGGCAGAGTGGTGACACGCGTTCTCGCTTCTACCGGAATCTCTTCGAGTACTGGGCGAACGATGACTTCTTCCCAGTCTTCTATAGCCGCAACAAGATCGAAGAAGTGACCGCCGTCCGAATGAACCTTCTGCCGGGGTAG
- a CDS encoding amidohydrolase has translation MTDFDRRQFLGLGAAATAAGLTTGCVAGSSSGSNTPDLIVVNANVLTQDDSTPQAEAFAIKGDRFVAVGSSADIRNMASASTQVIDAAGATVLPGFIDAHSHPSGAGLNELKNVNTNLGSVVRIQAALRDRAAVTPPGEWIVGFMYDDTKQEEGRPLNRLDLDAVSTDHPIMVGHRGGHTGVYNSRAFETATVTVNTPDPFGGHFYREGGELTGKVAESARGAFTIPRSATPEERAAGVAAICAKMNESGLTSVHQASTGSDDLTAYQDARGAGDLSLRMNLFAGRGLFDQLRPSGVRTGFGDEWLRIGPVKYAADGSASERTMAMSTPYAGRPDDLGILTMTQDEIQEAVEVAHRAGWQVAIHANGDVTIDMVLNAYERMASEFPRVDTRHRLEHCSLVNPQLLQRIADGAYIPAPFYTYAHYHGEKWIEYGEEKMEWMFAHKSFLDYGIMVAPASDHSPGPYEPLMALQSMVTRKDFAGRVWGPSQRVSLDQALKICTMHGAYASHEESLKGSITAGKLGDFVLLAESPYDVDPDRIKEIQIVRTVVGGRTVYQA, from the coding sequence ATGACGGACTTTGATCGCAGGCAATTTCTTGGACTCGGTGCCGCCGCAACTGCGGCGGGGCTCACAACCGGATGCGTGGCGGGGTCGTCCAGCGGGAGCAACACTCCGGACCTGATCGTGGTCAACGCGAACGTGCTCACCCAGGACGACTCCACTCCGCAGGCCGAAGCCTTCGCGATCAAGGGCGATCGCTTCGTGGCCGTTGGGTCCAGTGCTGACATCCGGAACATGGCGTCGGCCAGCACTCAGGTCATCGACGCTGCGGGTGCCACGGTTTTGCCAGGCTTCATTGATGCCCACTCGCACCCGTCCGGTGCGGGCCTGAATGAGCTCAAGAACGTCAACACAAATCTGGGCAGCGTCGTTCGCATTCAAGCTGCTCTGAGAGATCGTGCGGCCGTGACCCCCCCGGGTGAGTGGATCGTCGGCTTCATGTACGACGATACGAAGCAGGAAGAAGGGCGGCCGCTCAATCGACTCGACCTCGATGCCGTCAGCACCGATCATCCGATCATGGTCGGGCATCGCGGAGGTCACACGGGTGTGTACAACTCCCGCGCCTTCGAAACCGCGACCGTGACGGTGAACACGCCCGATCCTTTCGGCGGACATTTCTATCGGGAAGGCGGAGAACTGACGGGTAAGGTGGCGGAGAGTGCGCGCGGGGCTTTTACCATCCCACGCAGTGCGACCCCTGAGGAGCGAGCAGCCGGGGTTGCCGCGATATGTGCCAAGATGAACGAATCGGGTCTCACCTCCGTGCATCAGGCTAGTACTGGGTCGGATGATCTGACGGCCTACCAGGACGCGAGGGGAGCGGGAGATCTGAGCCTTCGCATGAACCTCTTCGCCGGCCGCGGGCTGTTCGATCAGTTACGGCCGTCCGGCGTGCGAACCGGGTTTGGAGACGAATGGCTCCGGATCGGGCCGGTCAAGTACGCGGCTGACGGCTCCGCCTCGGAGCGCACGATGGCGATGAGCACTCCGTATGCAGGGCGGCCGGACGATCTCGGCATCCTTACGATGACTCAAGACGAGATTCAGGAGGCCGTCGAGGTCGCGCACCGTGCAGGTTGGCAGGTCGCGATCCATGCGAACGGTGATGTCACGATCGACATGGTCCTGAACGCCTACGAGCGTATGGCGAGTGAATTCCCACGAGTCGACACCCGCCATCGCCTTGAGCACTGTTCGCTGGTGAACCCGCAGTTGCTGCAGCGGATCGCAGACGGTGCCTATATCCCGGCCCCGTTCTACACCTACGCGCACTATCATGGCGAGAAGTGGATCGAATACGGCGAGGAGAAGATGGAGTGGATGTTCGCCCACAAGTCCTTCCTCGACTATGGCATTATGGTCGCTCCGGCGTCGGACCATAGTCCGGGCCCCTATGAGCCGCTCATGGCACTTCAATCGATGGTGACCCGGAAGGACTTCGCCGGGCGTGTCTGGGGTCCGAGCCAGCGCGTGTCACTCGATCAGGCGTTGAAAATCTGTACCATGCACGGGGCGTACGCGTCACACGAGGAGTCACTGAAGGGGTCAATCACTGCCGGGAAGCTGGGTGACTTCGTTTTGCTCGCCGAGAGCCCCTACGACGTGGATCCGGATCGGATCAAGGAGATTCAGATCGTGCGTACCGTAGTCGGGGGCAGGACGGTCTACCAGGCGTAG
- a CDS encoding sodium/proline symporter produces MMSSTILGVVIGYLLILLLIGFWGGRESGDLKSYYVAGKKLPSWVIAFSSNATGESAWLLLGLTGMGYAVGVHAFWIILGEVLGVASAWIWVARPFKEYTDRYDAITVPDYLTERFRDTKHVFRWVSASIVLSMVMAYTAAQLTASGKAFESFLGLDYTQGVWIGLGIVLFYTTVGGFKAVAYSDFLQGVLMLGCLITLPIVGIAAAGGWGEMISVLRATDPALLDPMGSYGLTLAGVISAAGSVAIGLAFLGSPQLLTRFMAARDQKQIVDGGFWAVLCVIGFDVGAVFGGMAGRTLFPGLADPETILPEMSAAFFPDFFTGVFLVVVLAAIMSTVDSLLILASSAVVRDVMQKALGFQGSERTLSLLGKGVTVVIGLVGLVVALLEVRVIFDFVLFAWSGIACAFTPVVLCSLFWKRTTKEGAVAGMIAGFATTVIWVRVFKADYYDLYEMIPGFIAGLLACVLVSLVTKVDADAVAEFESVQETIGPVFGTRS; encoded by the coding sequence ATGATGTCCTCCACGATTCTGGGCGTCGTGATCGGATATCTGTTGATCCTTCTTCTGATCGGATTTTGGGGCGGAAGAGAGTCCGGTGACCTGAAGAGTTACTACGTGGCGGGTAAGAAGCTGCCTTCGTGGGTTATAGCGTTCAGTTCAAATGCGACTGGTGAGAGTGCGTGGCTTCTTCTCGGCCTTACCGGCATGGGGTACGCGGTCGGAGTCCATGCGTTCTGGATCATCTTGGGTGAGGTGCTCGGCGTAGCCTCTGCCTGGATCTGGGTCGCGCGCCCGTTCAAGGAATACACGGACCGCTACGATGCCATCACGGTTCCCGACTACCTGACCGAACGCTTTCGCGATACCAAGCACGTCTTCCGGTGGGTCTCGGCGAGCATCGTGCTGAGCATGGTCATGGCTTACACCGCCGCCCAGTTGACCGCGTCTGGGAAGGCCTTCGAGTCCTTCCTCGGACTCGACTACACTCAAGGCGTCTGGATCGGTCTGGGAATCGTTCTGTTCTATACAACCGTGGGCGGTTTTAAGGCTGTCGCCTATTCCGACTTCCTTCAGGGTGTCTTGATGCTGGGGTGCCTGATCACCCTGCCCATCGTGGGAATCGCTGCAGCAGGTGGTTGGGGCGAGATGATTTCCGTTCTCCGCGCGACGGATCCCGCGTTGCTCGACCCGATGGGATCCTACGGGCTGACACTCGCGGGCGTGATCAGCGCAGCCGGCTCCGTAGCGATTGGATTGGCGTTCTTAGGGTCGCCGCAGTTGCTGACGCGATTCATGGCGGCACGAGACCAGAAGCAGATCGTGGACGGCGGATTTTGGGCAGTACTGTGCGTGATAGGATTCGATGTCGGTGCCGTCTTCGGCGGGATGGCGGGTCGCACCTTGTTCCCGGGGCTCGCGGATCCGGAGACGATCCTGCCAGAAATGAGCGCAGCGTTCTTTCCGGACTTCTTCACGGGCGTGTTTCTGGTCGTGGTGCTGGCGGCCATCATGTCGACGGTGGACTCTCTGCTGATCTTGGCGTCATCGGCGGTCGTCCGGGACGTGATGCAGAAAGCTCTGGGCTTTCAGGGGAGCGAGCGTACGCTCTCGTTGCTGGGCAAAGGTGTGACTGTCGTAATCGGGCTCGTCGGACTCGTCGTCGCCCTGCTCGAGGTCCGGGTCATCTTCGACTTCGTGCTCTTCGCATGGTCGGGTATCGCCTGTGCCTTCACCCCGGTGGTGCTGTGTTCTCTCTTCTGGAAGCGTACCACGAAAGAGGGCGCGGTCGCGGGCATGATCGCCGGATTCGCGACCACGGTGATCTGGGTTCGTGTGTTCAAGGCGGACTACTACGATCTGTACGAGATGATTCCGGGATTCATCGCGGGGCTCTTGGCGTGCGTGCTCGTCAGTCTCGTGACGAAGGTAGATGCTGATGCGGTAGCGGAATTCGAGTCAGTTCAGGAAACCATTGGTCCTGTTTTTGGGACCCGCAGCTAG